One stretch of Streptomyces sp. A2-16 DNA includes these proteins:
- a CDS encoding M14 family metallopeptidase, with amino-acid sequence MRLRTRGSGNRGGPRYAALAAVLALALAAPLSANADSAPKAAPGAEDVRQYEIHQHSTPVTRTAIQQTGVTVDEADEETVVVSGRADQIRKLRQLGYQVSALGSAPDRAAPDETRLFDFPSADSRYHNYAEMNAEIDQRLAAYPNIMSKRVIGTSYQGRDIVAIKISDNVATDEAEPEVLFTHHQHAREHLTVEMALYLLRELGAGYGSDSRITNMVNNREIWIVPDLNPDGGEYDIATGSYRSWRKNRQPNSGSSAVGTDLNRNWAYRWGCCGGSSGSTSSETYRGPSAESAPEVKVVANFVRSRVVGGVQQIKTNIDFHTYSELVLWPYGYTYSDTATGMTADDNAVFKTVGQKMAASNGYTAEQASDLYITDGSIDDYLWGTHKIFSYTFEMYPSSSSGGGFYPPDEVIERETSRNRDAVLQLLENSDCMYRSIGKQAQYC; translated from the coding sequence ATGCGACTTCGCACACGCGGTTCCGGCAACCGCGGCGGCCCCCGCTACGCCGCCCTGGCCGCCGTTCTGGCCCTCGCCCTCGCGGCCCCCCTCTCCGCGAACGCCGACAGCGCCCCGAAGGCGGCCCCCGGCGCCGAGGACGTCAGGCAGTACGAGATCCATCAGCACTCGACACCCGTGACCCGTACGGCGATCCAGCAGACGGGTGTGACGGTGGACGAGGCCGACGAGGAGACCGTCGTGGTCTCCGGACGCGCCGACCAGATCAGAAAGCTGCGGCAACTCGGCTACCAGGTCTCCGCACTGGGCTCGGCCCCGGACCGGGCCGCGCCCGACGAGACACGGCTCTTCGACTTCCCCTCGGCCGACTCGCGCTACCACAACTACGCCGAGATGAACGCCGAGATCGACCAGCGGCTCGCCGCCTACCCGAACATCATGAGCAAGCGGGTCATCGGCACCTCGTACCAGGGCCGGGACATCGTCGCCATCAAGATCAGCGACAACGTGGCGACCGACGAGGCCGAGCCCGAGGTGCTGTTCACCCACCACCAGCACGCCCGCGAGCACCTCACGGTGGAGATGGCGCTGTACCTGCTGCGCGAACTCGGCGCGGGCTACGGGAGCGACTCCCGGATCACCAACATGGTGAACAACCGTGAGATCTGGATCGTCCCCGACCTCAACCCGGACGGCGGCGAGTACGACATCGCCACCGGCTCGTACCGCTCGTGGCGCAAGAACCGCCAGCCCAACTCCGGTTCCTCCGCCGTCGGTACGGACCTCAACCGCAACTGGGCCTACCGCTGGGGCTGCTGCGGCGGTTCCTCCGGGTCGACGTCCTCCGAGACCTACCGGGGTCCGTCCGCCGAGTCCGCGCCCGAGGTCAAGGTCGTCGCCAACTTCGTGCGCAGCCGGGTCGTCGGCGGGGTCCAGCAGATCAAGACGAACATCGACTTCCACACGTACAGCGAACTGGTGCTGTGGCCCTACGGGTACACGTACTCCGACACGGCGACCGGAATGACGGCGGACGACAACGCCGTGTTCAAGACGGTCGGGCAGAAGATGGCCGCGAGCAACGGGTACACGGCGGAGCAGGCGAGCGACCTGTACATCACCGACGGGTCGATCGACGACTACCTCTGGGGCACGCACAAGATCTTCTCGTACACCTTCGAGATGTACCCGTCGTCCAGCTCCGGGGGTGGGTTCTACCCGCCCGACGAGGTGATCGAGCGGGAGACGTCACGGAACCGGGACGCGGTGCTGCAGCTGCTGGAGAACTCGGACTGCATGTACCGGTCGATCGGGAAGCAGGCGCAGTACTGCTAG
- a CDS encoding Nramp family divalent metal transporter has product MADTTDNTVTGEANPVPRRSSWRYIGPGIVVAATGVGAGDLVATLIAGSNFGYTLLWAAVIGCLVKISLAEAAGRWHLSTGRTLFDGWASLGRWTTWFFAVYVVIWGFVYGAAAMSSSALPLQALFPDVMDLEWWAIACGLVGLVFVWFNKYAVFEKVMTVLVGVMFVVTVYLAIRVTPHLGDAFAGLLPVLPDEKDSILNTLGLIGGVGGTITLAAYGYWVNAKGWTDTGWMKVMRLDNRVAYITTGIFVVAMLFVGAELLHSANVAIASGDKGLVQLSDILADEYGSATAKFFLIGFFATSFTSLIGVWHGVSLMFADFVARLRGRAEAGGESVAAGTHERSWPFRAYLLWLTFPPMVLLFQGQPFRLVIIYGVLGAAFLPFLAGTLMWLLNSARTPREWRNGPLSNAMLAIAGLLFLVLCVKQIWDQPWSEFL; this is encoded by the coding sequence ATGGCGGACACCACGGACAACACAGTGACCGGTGAGGCGAACCCCGTACCGCGCAGGTCCAGTTGGCGGTACATCGGCCCGGGGATCGTCGTCGCGGCGACCGGCGTCGGCGCCGGGGACCTGGTGGCCACGCTCATCGCGGGCAGCAACTTCGGCTACACCCTGCTGTGGGCCGCGGTGATCGGCTGCCTGGTCAAGATCTCCCTCGCGGAGGCGGCGGGCCGCTGGCACCTGTCCACCGGCCGCACCCTGTTCGACGGCTGGGCGAGCCTGGGCCGCTGGACCACCTGGTTCTTCGCCGTCTACGTGGTGATCTGGGGCTTCGTGTACGGCGCGGCGGCGATGTCGTCGAGCGCGCTGCCGCTGCAGGCGCTGTTCCCGGACGTGATGGACCTCGAATGGTGGGCCATCGCCTGCGGTCTTGTCGGCCTGGTCTTCGTCTGGTTCAACAAGTACGCGGTCTTCGAGAAGGTCATGACGGTCCTGGTGGGCGTCATGTTCGTGGTGACGGTGTACCTGGCGATCAGGGTCACCCCGCACCTGGGTGACGCCTTCGCGGGCCTGCTCCCCGTCCTGCCGGACGAGAAGGACTCCATCCTCAACACCCTCGGCCTGATCGGCGGCGTCGGCGGCACCATCACGCTGGCCGCCTACGGCTACTGGGTCAACGCCAAGGGGTGGACCGACACCGGCTGGATGAAGGTGATGCGCCTGGACAACCGGGTCGCCTACATCACCACCGGCATCTTCGTCGTCGCCATGCTCTTCGTCGGCGCGGAGCTGCTGCACAGCGCCAACGTGGCGATCGCGAGCGGCGACAAGGGACTCGTCCAGCTGAGCGACATCCTGGCGGACGAGTACGGTTCGGCGACCGCCAAGTTCTTCCTCATCGGCTTCTTCGCCACCTCGTTCACCTCGCTGATCGGCGTCTGGCACGGCGTGAGCCTGATGTTCGCGGACTTCGTGGCGCGGCTGCGCGGCCGGGCGGAGGCGGGCGGGGAGTCCGTGGCCGCCGGCACGCACGAGCGCTCCTGGCCCTTCCGCGCGTACCTGCTCTGGCTGACGTTCCCGCCGATGGTCCTCCTCTTCCAGGGCCAGCCCTTCCGCCTGGTCATCATCTACGGCGTCCTCGGCGCGGCCTTCCTGCCGTTCCTGGCCGGCACGCTCATGTGGCTCCTCAACTCGGCCCGGACGCCGAGGGAATGGCGCAACGGCCCGCTGAGCAACGCGATGCTGGCGATCGCGGGCCTGCTGTTCCTGGTCCTGTGCGTGAAGCAGATCTGGGACCAGCCGTGGTCGGAGTTCCTCTGA
- a CDS encoding glycoside hydrolase family 18 protein: MPILSRRRLWTTSVVAALALGFAGPASAADVNNAKNAGFESGLTGWTCSAGSGTTVSSPVHGGSAALKATPAGQDNAKCVQTVAVKPNSAYTLSAWVQGGYAYLGATGTGTTDVSTWTPDSSTWKQLSTTFTTGASTTSVTVYTHGWYGQAAYLADDVSVYGPDGGGGGDPAPTVPSTPGGLSVSGTSSSSVSLAWNAVSGATGYNVYRDGTKVTAVTGTSATVTGLAASTSYGFQVTATNSAGESGRSTTVTGRTSATGGGGGALPKHAVTGYWQNFNNGATVQKLSAVQSQYDIIAVAFADATTTPGAVTFNLDSAGLGGYTVDQFKADIRAKQAAGKKVVVSVGGQNGTVSVSNSSSAANFANSVYALMQTYGFDGVDIDLENGLNATYMSQALRSLSAKAGPGLILTMAPQTIDMQSTSNAYFQTALNVKDILTVVNMQYYNSGSMLGCDGKVYSQGSVDFLTALACIQLEGGLSPSQVGLGLPASTSGAGSGYVSPAVVNNALDCLTKGTGCGSFKPSRTYPDLRGAMTWSTNWDAAAGNAWSNAVGPHVHALP; this comes from the coding sequence ATGCCCATACTCAGCAGAAGACGGCTCTGGACGACAAGCGTCGTCGCGGCCCTCGCCCTGGGGTTCGCGGGACCCGCCTCCGCCGCCGACGTCAACAACGCCAAGAACGCCGGCTTCGAGTCCGGCCTGACCGGATGGACCTGTTCCGCCGGCAGCGGTACGACGGTCTCCTCCCCCGTGCACGGCGGCTCGGCCGCGCTGAAGGCGACACCGGCCGGCCAGGACAACGCGAAGTGCGTCCAGACGGTGGCCGTGAAGCCGAACTCGGCCTACACGCTGAGCGCCTGGGTGCAGGGCGGCTACGCCTACCTGGGCGCGACCGGCACCGGCACGACGGACGTGTCGACCTGGACCCCGGACTCCTCCACCTGGAAGCAGCTGTCGACGACCTTCACGACCGGCGCCTCGACGACCTCGGTGACGGTGTACACGCACGGCTGGTACGGCCAGGCCGCGTACCTCGCCGACGACGTCTCGGTGTACGGCCCGGACGGGGGCGGGGGCGGCGACCCGGCCCCGACCGTCCCCTCGACGCCCGGCGGCCTGAGCGTCTCCGGTACGTCGTCCTCGTCCGTCTCCCTGGCCTGGAACGCGGTGTCCGGGGCGACGGGCTACAACGTCTACCGCGACGGCACGAAGGTCACGGCGGTCACCGGGACTTCGGCGACCGTGACCGGGCTCGCCGCGTCGACGTCGTACGGCTTCCAGGTGACGGCGACGAACTCGGCCGGCGAGTCGGGCAGGTCCACGACGGTCACGGGCAGGACGTCGGCCACGGGCGGCGGGGGCGGCGCGCTGCCCAAGCACGCGGTCACCGGGTACTGGCAGAACTTCAACAACGGGGCCACGGTCCAGAAGCTGTCGGCGGTGCAGTCGCAGTACGACATCATCGCGGTGGCGTTCGCGGACGCGACGACGACTCCGGGTGCCGTGACCTTCAACCTGGACTCGGCAGGGCTGGGCGGGTACACCGTCGACCAGTTCAAGGCGGACATCAGGGCGAAGCAGGCGGCGGGCAAGAAGGTCGTCGTCTCGGTCGGCGGCCAGAACGGCACGGTGTCGGTGAGCAACTCGTCCTCGGCGGCGAACTTCGCGAACTCGGTGTACGCGCTGATGCAGACGTACGGCTTCGACGGCGTGGACATCGATCTGGAGAACGGGCTCAACGCCACCTACATGTCCCAGGCGTTGCGATCGCTGTCGGCAAAGGCGGGGCCGGGCCTGATCCTCACGATGGCGCCCCAGACGATCGACATGCAGTCGACGTCGAACGCGTACTTCCAGACCGCGCTGAACGTGAAGGACATCCTCACGGTCGTCAACATGCAGTACTACAACAGCGGTTCGATGCTGGGCTGCGACGGCAAGGTCTACTCCCAGGGCTCGGTGGACTTCCTGACGGCCCTGGCCTGCATCCAGCTGGAGGGCGGACTGTCCCCGTCCCAGGTGGGGCTGGGCCTGCCGGCGTCCACGAGCGGGGCGGGCAGCGGCTATGTCTCCCCGGCCGTGGTGAACAACGCGCTCGACTGCCTCACCAAGGGCACGGGGTGCGGTTCCTTCAAGCCCTCCAGGACCTACCCCGACCTCCGCGGCGCCATGACCTGGTCGACGAACTGGGACGCGGCGGCGGGCAACGCGTGGTCCAACGCGGTGGGACCGCACGTGCACGCCCTGCCGTAG